In Rhineura floridana isolate rRhiFlo1 chromosome 4, rRhiFlo1.hap2, whole genome shotgun sequence, the sequence ATGTTGGCTTAAATCACCTCTTAGCTGACCTGTTGCTATAATCAGTGAATTCTGAAGGAATGCAACCCAATTTAATAGACTAATTTAATCTAGTTATTGTGTAGCAGTGTTCAAAGGATCCGTTCTAAATAGGAAGCCTTAAACGTTTGTGTGTTATGCAAATACAATGCAATGTTTAGTTCACAACCTGAAAAGTTAAAGAAGCCACTTCTGtacttatttaaaaataaaactgtgatATGACAGCTGGCCAGAGACTGGTTAGAGAGGGTTTGCAAGTTGACAAATAGTAGTCAGCCTGTATATATCTGGCTTGTATGTATACTTCTGTGTTTGCCCTTTGTGGAATTCAGTGatcctcttctttttcttgaaaaTTACTACTTTTGCCAAATCTACATGTGACACTTCAGCCATGGGATAAATCTGAACTAGGAAGCTTTGGGTTGAAGAAtggaatacaaatgtaataaaataataaaggctCATTATTAGAGGGTCACCCAAACCCCTAGTTCAATTTAGAAGAAAACATTTAAATCTGGTGTTTTCCCCATTTTGCCTTACAATAGGCAGTTGGTTAAGTTTTCTCTCTTGACTTGTGAACTGTTTTCAGGAGAATTGGATTGATGAATAGTGAGCCAAAGAGCCAGCAGCATTCAATACTTAGAAAATTGGACATAAAGcatttaattatgcactgtaaAGGGATAACATAACATCACAGATTCTACAAAGTTCAATGTCCAGTAGCTAAACAATTGTTGATTTTGAAGGTGTGTGTTAATTTTTCTTTTGCAGTCTTACATGCCACATATTTACACAGCCAGGCCAGTATATTAATTGCTTATGCAGGTAAAACTCCTTGGACCTAGGCTCCCAAGCATGCACGCTGTCCTTAATGGAGTGAGGGTTGCTTCACCCACAAAAATAATCTCCAAGGGCAGGTGGGGACAAACAATCCATAGGTGAGAGGCATGTTACCAAGTGAAGTTtgacataaaaacaaaagcagagtCTTGTGAAAAAATATGCATACTCTgcttttgaaactccctgccatTTCAGAAGTAGTTTGCCACGTGACATGAAGCAGCACACTGAAGCAGCTTCGTTGTTCTTTGGATGCCAGCTTTACATTATATTCACCTGACTAGGAGCTCATGGTTATTATTATAGAATACAAAGGACAAATCCATACAACACTACATAAATATGCTCCAAAATAACCTCTCCAATATGCACACAAGTGTTAACTAGCTCTTGAAATAGCCGCTCTGCTGACACATGCCTGTGTTGTTTATATCACATCAGCGGTATGAAGGTAAAAAAGCAAAATAAGAAGACCATCTCTAACTTACAGATGTTTTTGTACCTGGTGGAGATTCTTAGGGTAAAGACATTTCAGTGGTGAGTCCACTGTGCACTCAGTACATCTCTAACATACATGACAACCTTCTGTAGTTGATCTGACTTGAGCTGGGGTGGGCTATTCTAGTTTAGAACAGAAAATTAATCTGCATAGTGCTATCTGGTTGTTCCTGTGTTAATCATGAAATAACTTCTTCACCATCCTCAGACTCTGGCTGTGCacagtattaagaacataagaagagtctgctggatcaggccagtggcccatctagtccagcatcctgttctcacagtggccaaccaggtgcctggggaaagcccgcaagcaggacccaagtgcaagaacactctcccctcctgaggcttccggcaactggttttcagaagcatgctgtctctgacaagggtggcagagcacagccatcatggctagtagccactgatagccctgtcctccatgaatttgtctaatcttcttttaaagccatccaagctggtggccattactgcatcttgtgagagcaaattccatagtttaactatgcgctgagtaaagaagtacttccttttgtctgtcctgaatcttccaacattcagcttctttgaatgtccacgtgttctagtattatgagagagggagaagaacttttctctatccactttctcaatgccatgcataattttatacacttctatcatgtctcctctgacccgccttttctctaaactaaaaagccccaaatgctgtaacctttcctcgtaagcgagtcgctccatccccttgatcattctggttgccctcttctgaaccttttccaactctataatatcctttttgagatgaggtgaccagaactgtacacagtattccaaatgcggccgcaccatagatttatacaacggcatgatgatatcggctgttttattttcaatacctttcctaatcatcgctagcatggaatttgcctttttcacagctgccgcacactgggtcgacattttcatcgtgctgtccactacaaccccgaggtctctctcctggtcggtcaccgccagttcagaccccatgagcgtatatgtgaaattcagattttttgctccaatatgcataattttacacttgtttatattgaattgcatttgccatttttccgcccattcactcagtttggagaggtctttttggagctcttcgcaatccctttttgttttaacaaccctgaacaatttagtgtcgtcagcaaacttggccacttcactgctcactcctaattctaggtcattaatgaacaagttgaaaagtacaggtcccattaccgatccttgagggactccactttctacagccctccattgggagaactgtccatttattcctactctctgctttctgcttcttaaccaattccttatccacaagaggacctctcctcttattccatgactgctaagcttcctcagaagcctttggtattGATCCTTGGGTCAGTCAGGAAGCCAACTCCACATACCTGACTGAGCCAAtttaaaacagcaaaacaaaGGGGGGGGCTTTAAAGAGAAAACTATGAACTTGCTCTAATCAGATGATCATAGTAGGCGCCCTGACCAAGAACGAAACAGGCAGTCGGCTTGAAGCATCAAGAGAGGGGTAACGCTCAATTTTTGCCTTGAAGTCGGGTATATGAAGAAAGGGTACTGAGAATCAGATCTTGTCTATCAGCAAAGAATCTCTGTACCCGCTTCTATACCCACTCCTTTCTTCTTGTATGTCTCTCTTCACCCTTCTTTGTCCCAGACAGAAAGCTAGGTAAGTGGATATTTCTGTGCCAAAGATAATTCAATTTCTGAGGGTATTAACAAATTGCAGTTTTCTTGTCTCCCAAACCAGTCGTACACAAGCAACTTGACAGAAAGAAGAATGCTATGCCACTCTGAACTCTGAAATGGCCAGATATAAATGGCTTCAGCAATTTTTACCAGGCTGCACCAAGCCCACTGATTAGCTATGACACCTCCATACACTCTACATTCTTTACAATAGTTTGTTTTAGCTTGTACATACTGAATAACCAAGACAAATACTTAATTATGAATTGGGAACAAAATTGTGAAGGATTTTAATATGCTATATATCACTAAAATGCTGTATAATTCAAAACACTGTATCAAAATAAAGTTTGATACCTTTTCTCTCAAAGCTTTCTTCTCTGACAAAGCAAACTAGCGCAAGGAACTTTGTCACTTCCTTTAAATAAAGGACAGTTGTGTTGTTCagttttattattgctgttgatTCTTTGTCATAAGGTGTTCCTGCACCATCTTCTTTGAGCCTGAATAGCAAGATATGGGAAAGAGGAGATGGATAAACAAAATCACAGCAACCTCCTCCAATAAAgaaagttttattgctgttttcaaCACTGTTTAAAGCAAAATATGTTAGAGGCAGCAAATGTGTAGTATAACTACAAATAATCTACAGCTCTACAGCCAAGCTAATTAGGACTTTATATCTTTGAACAAAGGATAAAACATTTAGACAAGTCCTGAAGTGTACCACTCTTATTACTACTTCTGGCTACATTAACTCAGTGTCAGCCAGAaagaaatgcaaaataaatttccaTCTGAAATGCCTTCAACACTTTTCAGATGGAAATGTGGCTTGCAATAACAGAAAAGTCCACTCATTCGGTCCACTGTCCTATGTACTCCAAAACGTATAGGCAgattaagttgttttgcaatttCTCTTTTCATACCCTACCCATTTCAGCTGCAATCAACACTTGCTTTGTGGCACATGTCAAAGATTTTGCAGCAAGAGGGCAGAATCATACCCTCTAGATTCCATGGACCAGAAACAAATTTGGAGACTGTCTGCAGCCCCATTTAGGGGTTCCCACTTGGCCAATGTAGTGCAGGCAGCATGAGCTTCTGCCATCTCTGGATTGGACTACAAGGGTTCCTGACTGCCTATCCCATGGTACACAACTGCCTTCTGTCTGGTCAGCagactagagcagtggttctcaaacttgtttggtttgcggcgcactgcaaaacatataaaaattttctggcacactttgtgtacaaaattaaaaatatattaatatactttaaactatgaataaaaataacttaaactagaaaactattacttaccctatacaaatgtgtttcttctcatttttaaaatatactttcataatatttgaggcacaccaaGCCACCTCttggggcgcaccagtgtgcctgggcacaccatttgagaatcactgtacTAGAGGCACATGTACTATATAGGGTGGCACTCTGTAACTATGGATTCATGTaatatacggtttcggcccagcttacctgaaagagcgcctccaccaccaccaattatgccgcccaactagatcagccactcaaggccttctcgcaatcccgccaaccaaaacagctaggttggtgggtactagggagagagccttttctgtggtggcccccactctctggaactccctcccatgtgaccttcgacatgctccttccctagaggtattccgcaaggccctgaagacgtggcttttccaccaggcctttgaggtccttgggaagggtaaatctttatgattttaccatctatcatatgctgctaatataagtgcttttatatgtattgatgactgtccagtatcttTATCTACtattattaatatgactgcatttgatatcgtTGTATTGTTGTATCTGATActgttgtattattgtattttatctcattttaatgtacgtcgcctagagtggctaattgccagataggcgacaaacaaattaaatattattattattattattattattattggccaaaatgGCTGGCCACAACTGCAGTAAGGGTTATATTTAGTGGGACTATAAGGTACATTTGGCATACAACTTCTTGCTTTTAAGAAGATGTGAACAGCACCAACAACAATAAGCTTTGCTCCACTTACttcttccccacttgtgattcaggGGCAATGAGCTAATCGGCAATGCATacagaacataaaataaaaataaggataAAAATAACCTGCAGCGTTTAGCCTTTGCCACACTTTTAACAAATTTCACGTATCCCTGTTTGggtcttaacttaaaagaatGCACTGCCAGTTGATTTCAATCTTCTGACAATTTGCTTCAAAACATCATTCTGAAATAGAACATAATAGCAAGGCAGAAGATGAACAGAGAGAGCTAAAGCTCTATCTTTTAGCTCTTCTGTCTTCAAACAAAACAAGTTTTAACCTTTCTATTCAATGTCAATATGCAATCACACAGTATGCTTGCTTAAAAAGAGAGCAGAAAATGAGGTAGGTTATTATGTATAATAAAAAGCATGAGAGAATTCAGTTTTCAGGAAAACTCACATTTGGAGTTAGACGTATAATAAAAAAGTTGTGTTAAGGTGGGGAGGAGAATAGCTACGATAACTGGTATTAGGATTTCCAATCTGTAGTATCTTGTATACGCAAGTCACCCCTGGTTTAATGACTAAAGGGTATAGCAGCTAATTGTGACTAGCTCCTGTTGGAGGATCTGAGGATTCTAGCTGAAAAAAAAGTAGATAAAACAAGACTTAAGTGAGCCACCCCTTtattaaatacagtagggccctgctcatacgccaggttccgttctggaccgccgctgtaaagcaaaatgcattgactaacattgtctaaaatggtgcccggcgcccaaaaaccaccgtaaaagtggaacaagcaccataggagcggggcctttctgcaattgacaaccgccgtatcggtggaacgctgaaaagtggagcgctgcaaagcagggccctactgtattctgtcTTTTCCTTCCCCCCAACCTATTCTACTTGATTAGTTCACTTCCAAGCTTCAAGATCACTCTGATCTACACATTCATAACTCTGATGATCTTGCACACACAGTGTGATTGTATGATTCATGTGTATTTCTTTCCTGGAATGAAGTCAGCAAGCCAGAAACACGTGAAGTATATGAAAAAAAACACCTCCAATCTTTGCAAAGCAGTATcattccatttgcattttaattatCATGGGACTTTAAGCTTTATACCTAAAACAGACAAGCACGAAGGATGGCGTAAGAACACTTTACTTACCCATAGATGCAGGAAATGTCAATTACAACATCAATCATATCACAGCTGAGCTCATAAGTCTGCATGTCCACTGGAGTACTGTCTGTTGCAATGTAAATTTTACTGACTACATCGAAGAGAAAGGCTTTCTCAATTCCAGAATTCTGCAAGGAAACAGGGAAAGTACAGATGTCATTAAAGCAAATGTAGTCTTTACAGTAAACATGATACTGTCAGCATGCATGAGGAAAGTAAGTAAGTACAAGCTGCTGCAATATGATGTACTAAAAATAGTTTCACGAGTATAATTCTTGGGCACAACCCAGCAGAACTCAGTCATATCTATTTTCCATGGAAAGCAATGGAATGAGATTTTGTCATGCCTAACAATCCCATTAGTTTCAATGAGATTTAGTTGCAACTaacgtttattttttatttctgaaCATCTCATTTCATTTGTATGTATATAAAAAAAGCTATATCCTGAGGAGGGGACACAATCACAATCCCTACAGTTACGATATTCTGCAAGGCTGACACTGTACATCTCCTGCTAATGACCAAATAGTCCAGTTGGTGTCAGTCATGCTGTTTCAACAAATTGGCATTGTCTGATATTACCATAAATCCTCTTCCAGACAATTGATGCAGTCTCTTCTACCAAGAAACACATGGACATACATGGCAATTCCATAGTTCACAAGAGGATGCATTACATTTTTGGTGTCACTTCTTGGCTTCCTTTCAAATTTATCACTTTTTGAATGAAAGGCCCATACATATCTGCATCAAGCAAACCAACCGCTTTTGTTGCAACATTTGTTGCCAATGTAAGAGCTGCATTTATGACAGTTGTCAAAACATGCCCTTTCCCAAAGCTAAAACCAATGCTTGCTTAATTCTTTCAATCAGTTTTTGCTGTGGAAGTTCTCTACTTATGATGTTGCTGCCCTTTCTCTTTGAGTCATCATTTGTATTTGATGACTGAAACCGGATGGAGAAAAATGAAATTTGCTGAATTGTGCCCATTGAGTACTGCCATATTTTAGTTATCAGCTAGTGCTCCTGCTCCTCAAAGTTACATTTTAGTGATTGATCTACTACAGTACATAGTAAAGATTactaaaaaaatatgaaaaattaaaaacaagacaCTCAGGATGGCATTTCATGTAGTCAATACACTTGCTTAGCTTACTACACAGTGCGCTCCAGCCATATTTACAAAGCAGTAACAAACCACTGAGCATCACAGGGCTTACAACTTAGAAAATAAATTTTTTTTGCAgtatttggctgcaatcctaaacacaaagtcacaatccagcacagaggtgtgcttaatccactttaaattctGCTGACTTTTGTTGCACTGAAGTCCAAGTATTTAAGCCATGGATTGGTAGCTTTGCACAATTAGAAACCACTTCTGCAGTCAGGGCATCCATTTTTCACTCATTCACCCTACTCAATGCAGCTTCCCCATTTTCCTTAAATGCTGCTCCCAAGGTTTGGGGGATGTTCTGGAACAGTATGGGATATGGCAACAGGTGAGGGAAGAATGGCAAAAATGGGTGCCTTGCCTTGAGCAAGCTGAAACACTTTTCACTAGCACAAATCCACCACTGGATACTTACAAACATGCCAGTGTTTGCTAAGACATTCACAAGACTGAACAGTTCTTTTTACTGGCTTTTATTCTAGTATATAAAGTATCCCACAACAGAAAAGTAAAATTAAAAGCAATCAGATATACACAGAATAAATAGTACATACATATGCAAAAACTATTTACCGAGATAAAGATGTTAAGCAAGTTCTCCAGTGTTGGAAGCTGGGGGATCAATTTCTGTACCACTttgctaaatgcttcaaatatAGAGTGATCGTATATGCTTGTTAAATAAAAGCTGAAAAAGGAAGCAATCATCAATGTATAAATTGTACAACTATGGGAAATTTGTTAAAAGAAATGAGACATGATAGATGCTTCAAGACAGGAGGCGGTGAAATTAGTGCTGCTCATGCATACAAGttcttttgcagcatccacacaatgctgtcatcaaaatgccagctcatatctatatttattttttatgtttaagCTGGATCTCCCTTTACTGAGGAAAATTCTGTAAGTAAAAATAATCTGGTACACATGTGCTTTTACCGCTAGTGTGAAAACTCATAAGCATTTTTTGGTGGGTGATTTGTCACATACATGGTGATGTTTCAGTATGTGGTCTTTATCATCACAGCTGTACTTCCATGTGCTCCTCAACCTAGCATTTTTGTTTCTTGTGGCCCAAACAATATGAGTGTGCCTACAATATTTCCACCATTTGCTGTATGCTGAAGGCACATTTGAATTTCAATAATCTAGTTAGGAGGAGCTGTTCTCTCCAGACCGCCACACAACACACGTGGAAGATTACCTCAGAGAATAATTGAAGTACATATATTGTGCTTTTCAAAAAAAGATACAGAGGTCTTGTGTAAGACCTATCATTTTTGAAAGGCTTAGTCAGGTAAGTATGACTCTTGCACAATTCCTCTAtattacaaattaaaaaaacaaatagaaatggatattccccctcccccaaaagcacAGACCTCCATTTTGCCCATTGTAAACTATGGTAACATTTGTTCCTGTGCAAttcctggaattttttttaagatgcttgtGCACAGGTACAAAAATACCTGCGCCTGTGCCCAGAACAGTAAAGGCAGTGGCAGGCAGGGGAGGATGATTGAGGGGCAGGACGCTTCGCGCACCGGTGTGGAAGGCAAGCTGCGTAATAGCCGTGAATTTCCATGACTGAAAAACAAAGGTAGCGTGTAGAAGCTAATGTGCCAAATATCCACACTATAAATGACCCATTTGAGGCGCAAGGCCCCCATCTGGAAACATTCTACAACAAAACAGTATAAAATAGTATTTTGACTGTGCTTTGTTTTATATGCTGTTTTGAGGACATTGTCAGTAAGAGCAATAGACACAGAATTAATTGCAacaagtattttttaaatttctctttgCAATTTGTAACCTGATTTCATTATTTCCAGAGACGTTACTTTTAGCATTAGGGGTAAGCAGTAACAGGActcttattcatttttatttatttatttattacttaatttatatcccacccttccttccggcaggagcccatcccagttTGCAGACTCTTCTGAAGATATGTTCTTGCAAGAAATACAATTGATTATCATGGAAGGTCAACTGAAGTGCCACACTGTCTGCTGTTTAGCTATTTTGCCATCTGGCATATTACTGAAGTAAACAGCAAAATTATATTCTCAAAAAGGTTCTCTCTTaactcaggggtggagaacctttttcagccccctTTTCAGCactcccttttgggcaaccttccgggggtggatggaccagtggtaaaAGTGGGTAGATTCATTGATCCACATTGATGTACAAGTGTTACATTTGTacagtagtttctacacacactcacataccccaCTCTATtctccatctagacaagcaagaggcattatcagaatttatGGACACAGTCCAGTCAGGAgtgtaaagcagggccagtgagggatgtggtctGGGGAAGAGTCCCAGTGGCCAgaaagagagacctggagggttgCCTTTGGCCCCCAGGGCTGAGTTTCCCTATCCTCGCTCTAAGCCATACATACCAAGAGATCTGGTGTGAATACGTTACAACAGCTTTCAGGGCCTCTGGTTCACAAGATGATATGACTAGTACATATAACCAAATATCTCTCGGTTCCCCATGTCAATTATGGATCCCCTTTAAAGCTGGAGGCACCAGCCAGCAACCATTTGGGACATAACGCTGAAGTCCAAATACAGAAGGTCAAAATTTCTAACGACTTGACCACTGCATCTCTCAGCACACTTCTATATCAGCCCTTTTCCTAAGACTTTACATAAAAGTGGGGCACATGCTTATTCACTCTAATGCTGCAAGGTGTATAgtattttccattaatttcccCTCCAGCaggcttcatgaattgctttgCTCTCCTCACCTCAAGTGGATTTTTTCCAGCCCGGCATCTGCAAGGTCATCATTTGCCCTCTGGTGAATATCTCTCTGTGTTTCAATCTTGTGATCATCAGACAAGCCATCTACTTtatgaataaatatttcaaaGTTTATGTCTGGATTCACTTTATATGCTCTCGTCACAGTGAGATGCAATCTAGCCAATGCTTCCATATAGTCATcctacaaacaaaaacaaattggaTAAACGTTTTGCCTTTGTAAATTTAATTAGGAATTGAAGTGTTTAATTTTTACTTCTTAAGTTATCACAAGAAGCTTTTTAACTTCTTCATAAACCAAGATTACAATGCCAAAACAGCATGTTTTCAAACACTAAGTCTCTCCAACACTCCTACATACTGAACCTTGTCTTTCCTGCTTGTCTCTTCCATTTCCCCTTAATAAAGCAGCTGTTGTAACAAATACAAGTCACTTGCTTACTATTTTGTTCTATGTAGTGTTTATTAAGAAACATGGCATTTTTTGTTATGCTCATGGTAGCTTtaactaaggatggaaagatcaacCTATTTGCATTCTGTGTTGATTTTGTATGCTTAATCATAAATCTCACACTTCATTTCAGAAAGCTTTTactcttataaatattttaattctgTAATTACCATATACGTCCAGATAGCACACAAACCATAATGTTGTGATGATGGACAGAACAAGAGAAGCTAGCACACAATATTGACATTGAAACAAGCAAACAGATGAGAACAGAAGATCCAGGGCCCCTTGTGTGAGCAGAAGGCTTTTCAACTCatgttttggggaggggaggatctGATTTTTGCCAAATCCCCCAGGTGTAGTCTCCCATACCACATCTCATACTAATCCACAGAGTCCCATAACCTACAGGAACAGCTGTGGATGGGAGAGTGGGTGTGCACGCAAGGGGCTATAGTGAGAAGAAGGACATGGGTAAACTGTTGCAGAATGAAAATTCTGCTTGTCATTCTCTGGGTCCTGCCTGTACTAAGGAGAATGTAAATCATATTGTATGTAGCTTTTCTTTTTATCATCAGCTCTACTTATCTAATGTCAGGTGATGTTTGTATGTGCAAGTATATGTTTGGGGCTGAATAGGAAAGTAAAATTAGCCTAGTATCATAATCTCAATCCTTTCCTTACCTGAGAATCAATAACAAATATCAGTGCTCCAGTGCCTCGGAAAATCATCTCATAGTCAAAGGTAGGATCAAAGAAGTCAATTTGCCCAGGAAAGTCCCATATTTGAAAGTTTACAAAGGAACTGTTGGAAACATCCTCTCTGCAAATCTTGTTGGTGCTCTCCAAGAAAAGAGTTTCATTCGGTGACATTTTATGAAACACAACTTTTTGAATGGAAGATTTTCCACTTCTTCTCAGTCCCATTAGCAAGATTCTTGGTTTGACTTCACTACTAAAGGGATCACTGAAATCTAGaactaaataaaaagaaaaacatgatTTGCTGAAAAACCATTAGTGTTTATCTTGCATCCGAATTCTAACacaatttcaatttattttagtTCCACATACCTATTGTCTTAGGATCTCTCcctttccattgccaaactgaTCAAGCTTTAGTTGATTGATTTCGTGGTTATTTGATCTCTgtattctccccccctcccctaccAAATATTTTGCTAGCACCACTTGCTGGTTCAAAGACAATTCCATCCCAGCAAGTGACAGCTTTTTGTTTGCAAAATTGGAGGTTTTCACATTTCCTTCACTATCTCAAGAAGACAGCTGTATTGAGGATTTTGATGAAGGGTCAATTTTGTATGCTTAATCATAAATCCCCCACaaaaatcttctaaataaataatatattatttTAGATATTGAACGGGACAGTGCTCAAAGAAAAAAGGCCATTGTTCGATGTGGCATCTATAGTAAATGTTAAATACTGGAGGAAATACATAATACCAAATACCTAAACTAGTAAGCAAAATAGAGCAACACAGTTATCCCAAATAAATTGGCAGAGCGATCCAACTGCCAGAAAGCTGGCAGAAAGCTCCGCTGGGAGCCGCACGCATGAACCGGAAGTACTGGCTCTGGCAAACAGGCCTCCTGTAGGCACTCTCTGTAGGCCTGAATGGAAATGTTAAAATTTGCAGGGGaattgggacccggaggaggggtCTGAAAGTGAGAAGGATCTTGCCTAAATACCCCCCCATTGCTCTGCTTTGCCTCAAGAACGTCCTGTTTTCACTGGCCCTATTTTAACCAGAGCCAGCAGACTCCTGGCAGAGCCACATCTCCACCACAGTGGAGGGCTGCTGTTGGCAGAGGCCAGCACAGCTAGGagccacccagcatggccagtgctccacagcatccaactcaccccagtctGGCAGAAAGGTAAGTTGGACTGCACTTTAAGATGGGTGTTATGGTTGAAAATTTTTAAATAAtgcaagtcttttttttaaaaaaaaaaaataggggtgTATCCCTTTCAATTGTTGTAGCTGTGCTTTTtcactagtttaaaaatgatgttAAATATATAAAGGCCTGGTAATAACTGTAatattttgtatctttaataaaatacatttgacaATATGCAGTTACACCTAAATAAAACTGCAtattgtcaaatttattttattaaagataaaataaagatGCTAAAGATTATAGTTCATCTATATTAACTGCAACTGaatcagttaaaataaaataattagatgGCAAATTATCCTGTATACAATATTAGGTCATATGTTACAGGCAGAAAAATGCTACAaggcaaaaatatttttgttgttgtcagAACTATAAAGGAGTACTCTGATAAGAATATAGTCTTGTAGATGAAACATAGTTGCAATTTTAATGCACACTGTTTCACCCTGTctcaactttttattttttactgcatTGGAAAACCCTTCTTGTTTTTAAGTATACAGACCTTGCTAATTAGCATGTACATAGGCATTACAAGCCACAAGG encodes:
- the RRAGD gene encoding ras-related GTP-binding protein D isoform X2, with translation MGLRRSGKSSIQKVVFHKMSPNETLFLESTNKICREDVSNSSFVNFQIWDFPGQIDFFDPTFDYEMIFRGTGALIFVIDSQDDYMEALARLHLTVTRAYKVNPDINFEIFIHKVDGLSDDHKIETQRDIHQRANDDLADAGLEKIHLSFYLTSIYDHSIFEAFSKVVQKLIPQLPTLENLLNIFISNSGIEKAFLFDVVSKIYIATDSTPVDMQTYELSCDMIDVVIDISCIYGLKEDGAGTPYDKESTAIIKLNNTTVLYLKEVTKFLALVCFVREESFERKGLIDYNFHCFRKAIHEVFEVRMKARKNQNQMQKTKKATPNGTPRMPL
- the RRAGD gene encoding ras-related GTP-binding protein D isoform X1, whose amino-acid sequence is MSQVPGKLKEQEEDEGEEEEEDDEEDDDDNDEEEEDEIVGLADYGDGTGSFSDGDPENGGDGAFLDFSDPFSSEVKPRILLMGLRRSGKSSIQKVVFHKMSPNETLFLESTNKICREDVSNSSFVNFQIWDFPGQIDFFDPTFDYEMIFRGTGALIFVIDSQDDYMEALARLHLTVTRAYKVNPDINFEIFIHKVDGLSDDHKIETQRDIHQRANDDLADAGLEKIHLSFYLTSIYDHSIFEAFSKVVQKLIPQLPTLENLLNIFISNSGIEKAFLFDVVSKIYIATDSTPVDMQTYELSCDMIDVVIDISCIYGLKEDGAGTPYDKESTAIIKLNNTTVLYLKEVTKFLALVCFVREESFERKGLIDYNFHCFRKAIHEVFEVRMKARKNQNQMQKTKKATPNGTPRMPL